The nucleotide window aaataattccATAACTTCCATAAAGATCAATTATTATTGACTAAATTCCACAAATGGGAGGAACATAGAAAGAAGGATCAGATACAACAATGTTGTGCACAGCTAGTGCTTACACGGTTTTTCGATACTGAGCTTTTGAGCCTTCTGCATTATGATGGGCAGCCTTTCACTAATAATGCTTGGATCACTATACGCAGCACAATCAGAAGGATATCCTTTCTGCAAAAATTAAGAAGATTTGTAAAGGAATTccaaaaaacaaactaaaagtAAGTTAAAGTAAATACGATCCAACACCAGACCAGACTAATCCTTACATTCCCAATATAGGAAGTGCTAACTAGATACAAATTTTGGAATCTTTTCAGCCAGCATTTTGTTATGCCTTTCAAAGTGAAGAATCTGTTTACTGCTTGAGGCAATTGTAGGACCAGGAAATAAGGAAGGATCTTCTGGAATACAGTTATCATGTGTGTTGGGTTTTGTGGTGCAGAAGAAATTCCAGATGTTTTGAACTTTGAAGGGAAAGCTGTTTCCATACAGcagctaaaaattaaaatacaaataacttcGGTTTTTGGTGCAATATACAGGATGTGAAGGATGGTAAAACTTGTTTACttgatcaattttattttttttgaaggaCAGAACAGCATGTTAGATTTTATTGACTCATTGCAGGAATAGGAATTTGTATAGGAGAGAAcccttctttttgtttttcgaTAGGGGTTCTCAGTGATTTCGTAGCAGCACTATCTTAGTGCATTGCtgtttatatttataatatctttAGTtaccatttattaaaaaaaaaaatagatgcaCAGTGAACGTCCAAAGTAATGAATTTTCTGAAAACAGGTATACAAGAAGAAAGATCTGCTTCATCTTCACTTAATTAGACCAACTAAAGTGAACTATCTCAAAATCCTTACCATTGAAGTCATATATAGAGAGAATGTAATGCCATGTAAATAGTGCAGGCATTAGTTTCAAGGAATTTTTACATTCATTTGTCAAGGTTATTTTGAGATTTTGGTCAAAGGAAGCCCAACTACTTTTATTTGACTTTTCCTatcttatttctttctttttgccTATGTGCACTTGACCATAGGGCATCTATTATAGCGGTTTGGCCGTCTCTAGACATATAATTGAGTCCTAGTAAAATTGATCTTACAGTTGTCTAGTTACAACTTAGTACCCTGATATTCTAAGGCAACAAGAGGTTTTAATCTTCAAGACTTGTGCTTCTTGTTATTAGTTGTAATTGAGACTTGAATTGTACTGGTCTGGTTATGAAGAAGATTATGATTTGAAAATGTGGGGCGTATAGATAGATTTCAACCCATAAGAGGGTGAAGAGGACTGCCCACCTTCCCACCCCTTTTCTCCCCCTtgcttttctctttctttgtttccTGCGTTTCTTGTCACTGCATTAGGATCTGGTTTCTTCATCTCACTACAGAAGCAATCTTATTCCAAATCCTATTCTGTTCATTATGAAAATCCTCCCTGAAGCCTGCCAACTATTCTGCTTTAAGTAACTAATTTCTGCACCACAGTTTCCTGTATCAGTGCTGCATCAACAACCCTTTAGGGATTGTGAAACATACCAATCAGTCTATAAAAGGAGTAGATGAATGACTTCTCCCTAAAAATACAAAGATAAAGTAACATCGAGATTGCCTGCTCAAACAGTGAATAAAATGGTCTCTACTATGCCAAACAACTTATAATGTCTATGTTATAGAACATATTAGGGAGGCACCAGAAGTGACAGACAACGCAGATAGCAAAAACAACTACTTTGAAATCAAGAACAAATGTTAGCAACTATGGAAATCTAGGGTCATCATCATAGACAGATCAATAGGTCTATATAGAAGCGGGAGGGGTGGGGAGGTCTCCCTGGTActattctttatcttttttataaGTAGGTCTCCCTGGTACATGTATGGAGATGATATTGAACTTACAGAAGACAGGGCTTGAAATGTGGCTTCTCTCCAGCAGCTTTCTCGAAGAATAACTGATTTCATATGCCCCTCAAATAAACAATGTAAACGGGTGTCTCTTAGCCTCATAAGCACTCCATCAACTCTAAGCTGTGTAATGCATTCAACCATAAGTAAAAGAGATTAAGAAACAATTACTCGGGCGCAACAAATTGTTTATGTAGAAAATTTTCCAACAGAGCCACTCACCCAGAAACGCAACAATAAGAACCAACCACTTGGCATGACCCTCTAGAAATACACAGAAGCCGTTCATCAGTGAATTGGAAGTCGGACAAATTGATATGACTTAATAAGAACCAGAATAACATTACCACTTTCACGGTTAATAGTGAGATTCCATTATCAGCAAGTTCATCCTCATATAAGATGATCTGttgaatgaaaaaatgaaatcaacTTGGGTGCTAGAAAGGTAACACAGGTAGAAAATGGATAACATTACTCAGTTAAATGACCCTGAAATCATCAAATTCTGATTCACCAACCTCATCATAAAAGAGAATAGGTTCTTTTGATGCCAGTGCAAccaaatcaattttgtcaaTGCAATCCTCCCAATGAAGACTACAGCTGCTTTCATTCGATAACCCTCTTACACACTATTATACAAAAGTAACAAGAATAGTTCAAAAAACACTTGAGTTTGACAGCAAAGGATCAATAACTAAAGGAAAAGATAGAAGAAGggatataaataaaaatgttccCATtcagataaattatttttccaagtGATCAGCGATTATTGCTAAGGTGTAACTCAAAATGCAACATTTGAGTCACTGACCGGAGGATAAGGACAAAATAGCTGATGAAACAGCCTAACCAAGGTAGCAAGCATTAAACCAGCTGGAATATTAACTTTAACAATCTAGAAAGTGTGAGTGAATAATAAAATGTCTACAAACTTTAATAAGTATTACTCCAATGATATAAGATTCAGACCTCGGCATTCCTTTCGACAGTTTCACTTCCATTATAAGGTGTGGTGAATGTATAGTCATAGTCAAGCACCACCTGTTGCAAAGGTTTACTGCAAAcacacataaataaaatgagagatacagagagagagagtcaggaaaagaaaagaaaggcaATGAAGAAAGCCTTCTGTCAGACGACTTTCACTATGGATATCAAAATCCATTTCTGAAGGGAAAAGTAAGAAATGAATACCAAGTAAAAGGCATGATCTGCTTTAAAGTATATGAGCTCTAGTTTGTCTAAGTCCTGTACCAGAATCATCCAATagtcatcaacattcattcagGTCAGCAGCTAAAGTAAAGGATCACCATCATCCATgacattttttttggtaatccaATGTTGTAAGAAATTGGACATGCTCCTAGATCTTGTTATTAGAAGTTACCGACATTCTAGgagaaaagaatgaagaacaGCTTTCAAACAGTTGCTGGctgttctttaaaaaaattatttaattatttgtatctgttttttttttttcttttacagcTTCAGCCTTTCAAATGTACCAAGAACCATTCATGCAACTTGCAAGTACCAAAAATGTACCAAATAAAGCCTTCATACGGTTATTTTCTTTACACATCTTTTATTAGTGGTTCTTTGGGATATTTGGTCACATAGCTGAAAAGTTTCCTCGTTATTTGCCAGTTTAAAAGGTTTTAACTTCTAAAAGAAGCTCCATTTTAACTTATGAAGTGTTGTTTGTTGAGATGGTATTTTTCGCAGAGTCTACTGGTTTAGCTAAGGCCTGAAAGCTGATCCCAGTCAGATTCAATCTATTTGACTGGCCGAAATTTATGGCTGTGTTGGATGTTTGAAGCTTTTGAGTTAGCAGCATTGCCTGGGAGACAGATTTGCAATTCAGCAGTATACTGAACTCTATCACGGGGTTATAGAAGGGATCAACCTTCCAATTGATGAAAAAGATCTATCACCAAACTGTGGTGCTAGCACCAGCtgacaaaactaatataaactcTACCACCATACACTGGTGCTGGCACCAGCTGACAAAACATCCTCTTTCAGGGAGTAATGCTTCTACGTAAATACTGAAATTAATCGGAAAGATAGTAATACCTTCTGAATTTCCATTTTGCAGCTGCTGGAACTTCAACTGGTGGTAATGCCTCGTGCTTCCAACCAACTAGAGCATCTAATGCATTAAAGTGAATTTTTGTGCCAGTATTCACATGTTTAAGCACCAAAGAATTGTCCCCAAATACCATCTCTGGCAAGTGAGAGGTCTGAAGTTCTTCTTCCCATCTGTATGCATTTCAAGCCATTTAGGGAGGAATTAGACCCTTTCAAGATATCAAAGAGATAAGTGTGCTTTCCTAGAAGAGGATATGAATTATTATATGCAAAAACATAAAAGTCCACAAAGAAAAATGTCCAATATAGCAAATGCATGGCAATCTTTCTTCATGGGGTTAGGGAGAGTTTAATATTTAGGGATACTTCTTCACAGGTCATATGTCACATGCAGGACGGACTACGACAAACATTCTCTGAACCAAATTGCACAAGAACCCTCATCAATATGCAGCACTCAACCTAAAATTTGCAGGGATAGCATACACTAAGATGAGAATCATTAAAACCTCAGGCCTGAGTGATGAATCATTGAAATTCAGCATCATGAGGATTTTCCAAGGCGGTGCAAAAGATTGACGCAATATGAAATTGCATAACAATTCACATCCAAATAGCTGTTGTGGATTAGAACAGTTCAGATTAGAGGAAAATGCTGTAACTCTAATTTTGTAGGAGCAGAAGTCTTATTTCATGTTTCACATCCTAACCATCAAGCCCTACATGCCTACCGTAGCCTTTATGACTTTCTGTTACCGCGTAGTTAATCAATCAATTACGCAGCAATccaaacaattttaaattgtttaaacATGAAACAAACAAGTTGCAGCCACGAAAACAAATAAGCGCTTAATTGAATTGTACATATATAAAAGGGTAAAAGAGTACTGTTGAAGCTGAAGAGAAGTGAGAATGGAACGCTTCCGAGACTCAATCTCCCAGCCGTGAATACGGAGTCCAGTCCGTCC belongs to Solanum stenotomum isolate F172 chromosome 1, ASM1918654v1, whole genome shotgun sequence and includes:
- the LOC125853589 gene encoding TIP41-like protein isoform X1 — its product is MEWESDERELKAAGAEPLPDGRTGLRIHGWEIESRKRSILTSLQLQQWEEELQTSHLPEMVFGDNSLVLKHVNTGTKIHFNALDALVGWKHEALPPVEVPAAAKWKFRSKPLQQVVLDYDYTFTTPYNGSETVERNAECVRGLSNESSCSLHWEDCIDKIDLVALASKEPILFYDEIILYEDELADNGISLLTVKVRVMPSGWFLLLRFWLRVDGVLMRLRDTRLHCLFEGHMKSVILRESCWREATFQALSSKGYPSDCAAYSDPSIISERLPIIMQKAQKLSIEKPCKH
- the LOC125853589 gene encoding TIP41-like protein isoform X2, whose protein sequence is MEWESDERELKAAGAEPLPDGRTGLRIHGWEIESRKRSILTSLQLQQWEEELQTSHLPEMVFGDNSLVLKHVNTGTKIHFNALDALVGWKHEALPPVEVPAAAKWKFRSKPLQQVVLDYDYTFTTPYNGSETVERNAECVRGLSNESSCSLHWEDCIDKIDLVALASKEPILFYDEIILYEDELADNGISLLTVKVRVMPSGWFLLLRFWLRVDGVLMRLRDTRLHCLFEGHMKSVILRESCWREATFQALSSKGYPSDCAAYSDPSIISERLPIIMQKAQKLSIEKPL